From Malus sylvestris chromosome 1, drMalSylv7.2, whole genome shotgun sequence:
TCTCTTCTTGGTAAGTCCATTGAAATTTGTATTTCGTGTTTTGTTTTaggagggtgtattcaattaagcgAAAATAATTGTTAAAGAGTTTACAAATCCATATGTATTTAATCAAGATCTTAAATGAATTCATAGAAGAACATAagtattcaatcaagattttaaaagaGTTTATAAAACTTCATAAAAATCTGAGCAGCCAACATTAATTATGTACTACGATGTACCTACACAAGAAGTCTTGTACAGAAAAGGCCTCCATCATtcaatttgtaaattaatttgatttttttttatgttgcttTATATCCCTGattcttgtgatttttctttgttcataagttaatttattttgtatttaatttatttattttaatttttcttcggCGTGTAGTACCAAATACGTTCaagtaattttattattttgcagaTAAGGGTCTAGCTTTCTTTTTGCTTGGTTTTTCTCTGTCATTTTTGCTCTATGCCTTGTATTAGGTCTTTAATTTTTCTATACAGCTTGACTATGGCAAGGAGGATGAACAATGATATACATAACTACAACAGAGCTCTGAAGAAGAAAAGGATGACAAACAAGGATGATGAACAAGAAAAATACTCATACTTGGACCAAAAAGTCGTCCTGAGTGTTGACATCTACCATGCTGAAGGTCTCGATGGCCCTAATTATAGTACAATATGTTGTATTAATAGGGTCTATCAACTTGTCTTACGGGTGGAACCTAGCAAAGAGTACGAGTTGAATTTTGTCTATGGTTGCCAAACCCTAAATGGAATCTACAAGTGAATTTCCAGCTCAACATCAGTCTTTTAGAATGGGGATCTCTACACGTGAAGATCATGAGGAAAGACGAGTCTGAGCTAGGAACCTCCAATGGGATATCCAGTGTGAGCAGGACTAGAATCCCGTTACCAAAGATGAACCAGAAAAAGAAGGCAAGTTTGGACTGGTAAAGAGCGAAGGACATGTACTGAAGGCTGAAGGacacttttttgttttgtttaggtCAATGAAACTTGGTCAATATATAAGCTTGGATGAGTAACCTAATTAGTTAGATAGTTCCCCATTAAATCCGATGAGGGTGACTTACTTGTCTAGACGTACTCAtacaattttgggaactttaacaaaaagtttctggtactattcattttaacgaaaaaccatatttttacactaaaaagtcaatcatggtactatttactttaccatttattttattattttcactaaaagtcaagctattttcattagtttcccttttattttatcCTAATTGCAATTTTGGACTTCttgatacaaaaaaaaaaaaaaaaaaaaaaaaaaactaaaataatatgCACATGATGCTTAATTACTTTGAACAAGCAAATTAAATCTGGAATTTTCAATCTCCTATGATTGGATAGATTCTAAAGATCTAAAAACAGAATTAAGATGCATCTACTCACTCgaaaagaaacacacaagaaTTAGAAATAATTAGTAGACGACACATGAGATGCAAAATAGTTGCGATTATGAATATCCGCGTTTGTTCATCGTATAAATTTGACATGTAATGATTATAGCTTAATATTTTTTCCAAATAAAGTTGAATATGAAATAACTAGTAGACGACAAAAGACATGTTAATATTCACGATTATGAATATTTGCGGTTATTCACtcaaataaatttgacatttcATGATTATAGATAACCGTTTATCTAAGTTATATTGGTATAGTAATAGTTTAATCAATTTTCCAAAGAAGTTTCTTTTTTGATCGAATTCCAAAGAAGTTTCAATATGAAATGTTCATGGATTGTGACTTTTTAAGTAACCAATTCCCAATACCTAATTTGTTGTCACCTAGTAATTACGTACCATTTATActgaaatttatatgaaaatgtTTAGGTAAAAGTAATATTTGGGCAGCATATATGGAGAGTGCCATCATGTATAGTAATGACGTAATAAATTTTCCAAACAAATTcagttaatgcacaaaatcagcgaggactttagtacaacagaaaatgttaagtttgtgaccttcgctagattgctccggtcactagtgtggataagtatgtaaatgaatagagacagggaagcaaacacaagatgtacgtggttcacccagattggctacatccacggagtagaggagttctcattaattgtgaagggtttacacaagtacataggtttaaactctccttttgtgagtactagtgaatgatttagtacaaatgacattaggaaatattgcgagggaatgatctctatttatataagagagtttataatttcattctgacattaacacgtgtcgtgttgtgattggcttttgatgttgatatgtgtcacgctatgattggcttctgatgtcgacatgtgtcgcgctgtgattggcctcccagttggaaggaaactcttctgggtccttgacgatataacgttaac
This genomic window contains:
- the LOC126623930 gene encoding uncharacterized protein LOC126623930, whose amino-acid sequence is MKSAEEEEEHDSYRQALKRKSAEEEEEEYDSYRHVVLKVTFLTMARRMNNDIHNYNRALKKKRMTNKDDEQEKYSYLDQKVVLSVDIYHAEGLDGPNYSTICCINRVYQLVLRVEPSKEYELNFVYGCQTLNGIYK